Proteins from a genomic interval of Paenibacillus sp. RC334:
- the rhaB gene encoding rhamnulokinase — protein sequence MSILAYDLGASSGRVLLGRLTDSRIEVEEIHRFSNDPVKVGERLHWDILRLYHEVQQGLLKAKHMGVNPSSLAIDSWSVDFGLIGEAGELLGNPYHYRDWHTHGVMEEVQGQLGKEFIFQRTGIQFLTFNTMFQLAAMRKAKSPLLEQAKHFLMIPDLLRYFLTGEMHNEFSNATSTQLYNPLQQAWDHELLSSIDIPHSWFGKVLEPGSAAGTIRSSVMTDLGIGAIPVIAVAEHDTGSAVAAVPALERSFAYLSCGTWSLMGTETPQPVINEDTLRFNFTNEGGVGRTYRLLKNIMGLWILQEARREWERQGTSYSFPELVHMAEQAPAFASWIDPDDELFLHAGDMRTRIRQYCRNTGQPLPETPGEVTRCILESLALKYRYVLELTERVSGQRFNGLHMVGGGIQNRLLCQWTANSIQKPVWAGPAEASAIGNLAVQWMAQGKFADIWEARRVIADSISVEVYEPAESEAWEDAYGRFRRVAGLFVH from the coding sequence GTGAGCATCCTCGCATATGATCTGGGGGCAAGCAGCGGCAGGGTTCTGCTCGGTCGATTGACGGATTCACGTATAGAGGTGGAGGAAATCCATCGCTTTTCGAATGATCCGGTCAAGGTCGGGGAGCGTCTGCACTGGGATATTTTGCGTCTGTATCACGAGGTTCAGCAAGGACTGCTCAAAGCTAAGCACATGGGAGTGAACCCGTCCAGTCTGGCGATTGATTCCTGGTCGGTCGATTTTGGACTGATTGGAGAAGCCGGAGAATTGCTGGGTAACCCTTATCATTATCGGGATTGGCATACCCACGGGGTGATGGAGGAAGTACAGGGTCAGCTGGGCAAGGAGTTTATTTTTCAGCGCACAGGGATTCAGTTTTTGACCTTTAATACGATGTTTCAGTTGGCTGCTATGCGAAAAGCAAAATCGCCGCTGTTGGAGCAGGCAAAGCATTTCTTGATGATCCCTGATTTGCTGCGGTATTTTCTAACGGGTGAAATGCACAATGAGTTTTCCAATGCGACTAGCACGCAGTTATATAATCCGTTGCAGCAGGCATGGGATCATGAGTTATTGTCTAGTATCGATATTCCCCATTCCTGGTTTGGAAAGGTACTGGAGCCGGGAAGTGCCGCAGGTACGATCCGTTCCTCGGTCATGACTGATCTGGGCATCGGAGCGATTCCTGTTATTGCGGTAGCGGAACATGATACAGGATCGGCTGTAGCTGCGGTGCCTGCGCTGGAACGATCATTTGCGTATTTAAGCTGCGGAACGTGGTCTCTGATGGGAACGGAAACCCCGCAGCCTGTGATCAACGAGGATACGCTTCGATTTAATTTTACGAACGAAGGCGGGGTGGGCCGAACCTACAGGTTGCTTAAAAATATTATGGGCTTGTGGATTTTACAGGAGGCACGCAGAGAGTGGGAGCGTCAAGGAACTTCCTATTCTTTCCCCGAGCTGGTACACATGGCGGAGCAGGCTCCGGCGTTTGCTTCATGGATCGACCCGGACGATGAACTGTTTCTGCATGCCGGAGATATGAGAACACGCATACGCCAATATTGCCGTAATACCGGGCAGCCTTTGCCGGAGACACCGGGGGAGGTCACACGCTGTATTTTGGAAAGTCTGGCGTTGAAGTACCGTTACGTTTTGGAGCTTACGGAACGGGTGTCAGGACAACGGTTTAACGGGCTGCATATGGTCGGTGGGGGAATTCAAAATCGGCTGTTGTGCCAATGGACGGCTAATTCGATTCAAAAACCCGTGTGGGCTGGACCCGCAGAAGCAAGCGCAATCGGCAATCTTGCGGTACAATGGATGGCACAGGGAAAGTTCGCCGATATATGGGAAGCACGCCGGGTCATCGCGGATTCTATTTCCGTAGAGGTATATGAACCTGCCGAGTCGGAAGCGTGGGAGGATGCCTACGGACGATTCCGGCGTGTGGCGGGACTTTTTGTACATTAA
- a CDS encoding DeoR/GlpR family DNA-binding transcription regulator — protein sequence MLVAERYEMIVQLVNEKGSIRVSELSELCKVTEETIRRDLDRLEQAGRLRRSHGGAVSVKNEQPETPYAVREIMNAEEKRRIAEEAVKQIQPHDRILLDASTTAWYMASILPDIPLTILTNSIRVATELAGKEKIEVISTGGQLLQRSLSFAGPLAERSLESYYVDKLFFSSQGVHLDRGISESNELQARLKQKMVSIADRVILLADASKFGQQAFTHVVKLSQVSEIITDSRLPNPIRSQLAELSISVTVV from the coding sequence ATGCTGGTTGCAGAAAGATATGAGATGATCGTACAGCTCGTCAATGAAAAAGGAAGCATCCGTGTGTCGGAGTTGAGTGAGCTGTGCAAAGTAACGGAGGAAACGATCCGCCGCGATCTGGACCGTTTGGAGCAGGCGGGACGGCTACGCCGTTCACATGGTGGAGCAGTCAGCGTCAAAAACGAGCAGCCCGAAACGCCCTATGCGGTACGGGAAATTATGAACGCAGAGGAAAAGCGCCGGATTGCCGAGGAAGCGGTAAAGCAGATTCAGCCGCATGATCGTATTTTGCTGGATGCTAGTACAACGGCTTGGTATATGGCGTCGATTCTGCCGGATATTCCGTTGACGATATTGACGAATTCGATCCGTGTAGCAACAGAGCTGGCGGGTAAGGAAAAAATCGAGGTCATTTCCACCGGAGGACAGTTGCTACAGCGCTCATTGTCATTCGCTGGTCCGCTGGCGGAGCGCTCGTTGGAATCGTATTATGTGGATAAATTGTTTTTCTCCAGCCAGGGGGTCCATCTGGATCGGGGCATTAGTGAATCGAATGAGCTGCAAGCCCGTTTAAAGCAGAAAATGGTCAGCATTGCAGATCGTGTGATTTTACTGGCAGATGCAAGCAAATTTGGGCAGCAGGCATTCACGCATGTCGTGAAGCTGTCGCAGGTGTCCGAGATTATTACCGACTCGCGTTTGCCGAATCCGATTCGCAGTCAATTAGCAGAACTGTCGATTTCGGTTACGGTTGTATAA
- a CDS encoding (Fe-S)-binding protein, with translation MKVSLFITCLSDAIYPKVGEAMARLLARYGVELNFPKVQTCCGQPSYNSGYWDETRAAAKTILKAFDDSDFVVSPSGSCTYMIHHYPELFKDEPEWLDSARRLEQKTYEFTQFMVQVLGVTDVGASFPHTVTYHPSCHGTRLLGVKEEPMQLLGSVKGLQLVPLPFAEDCCGFGGTFAVKMSDISGAMVTEKVDHIRETEAEVLVGLDMACLMNIAGNLRYREEPVRVMHLAELLYEGVKHA, from the coding sequence ATGAAGGTATCTTTATTTATTACCTGCCTGAGTGATGCGATTTATCCCAAGGTGGGGGAAGCGATGGCACGCTTGCTTGCCAGATATGGTGTCGAGCTAAATTTTCCAAAGGTGCAGACATGCTGTGGCCAGCCGTCCTATAACAGCGGCTACTGGGATGAAACGAGGGCAGCGGCGAAAACGATTTTGAAAGCGTTTGACGACAGCGACTTTGTCGTATCGCCCTCCGGTTCCTGCACTTATATGATTCATCATTACCCGGAGTTGTTCAAGGATGAGCCGGAATGGCTGGACTCAGCGCGGCGATTGGAGCAAAAGACATATGAATTTACGCAATTTATGGTACAGGTGCTTGGCGTGACCGATGTGGGCGCGTCTTTTCCGCATACGGTAACCTACCATCCGTCTTGCCACGGTACCCGTTTGTTGGGCGTGAAGGAGGAGCCGATGCAGCTACTTGGCAGCGTAAAGGGCTTGCAGCTGGTGCCGCTTCCTTTTGCAGAGGATTGCTGTGGCTTTGGTGGTACTTTTGCGGTAAAAATGTCGGATATTTCGGGAGCCATGGTGACGGAAAAGGTGGATCATATCAGGGAGACGGAGGCCGAGGTGCTGGTTGGACTGGATATGGCCTGCCTGATGAACATTGCGGGAAATCTCCGGTATCGGGAAGAGCCGGTGCGGGTTATGCATCTGGCCGAGCTGCTGTATGAAGGGGTGAAGCACGCATGA